The following proteins are co-located in the Chryseobacterium daecheongense genome:
- a CDS encoding AraC family transcriptional regulator, with translation MESNEQPQVFFYCTDHNYSSIESFMTEHKIWHIQSGYILFYENGKTYRADAGQTILLRRNQLVKASLMNGENGEQFQMLKIMLTRDFLNKLIKEDPSFVLCGSECSLEYPDSFLVTDHELMSVFFTSLKIYINAGQNSQGLLSTTKSKEIFLLLEMLWPGIKNSLFDFSEPGKIDLEEFMKKNYSYNVTLERFAYLSGRSLAAFKRDFKKIHSLSPHKWLMKMRLEEARRLIIEENQTPSSVYLFVGFENLSHFSTAFKKYYGFNPSSEKVYQ, from the coding sequence ATGGAGAGTAATGAACAGCCACAGGTATTCTTTTATTGTACGGATCATAATTATTCATCGATAGAATCTTTTATGACCGAACATAAAATATGGCATATACAGAGCGGATATATATTATTTTATGAAAATGGTAAAACCTATCGGGCAGATGCCGGACAGACCATCCTGCTACGTAGAAACCAACTTGTAAAGGCTTCCCTGATGAATGGTGAAAATGGTGAGCAATTTCAGATGCTAAAGATAATGCTGACCCGTGATTTTTTGAATAAGCTGATTAAAGAGGATCCATCATTTGTTTTGTGCGGGTCAGAGTGTTCACTAGAATATCCTGATAGTTTTCTTGTTACAGATCATGAGCTTATGTCCGTGTTTTTTACCTCACTAAAGATTTATATCAATGCGGGGCAGAATTCTCAGGGTCTTTTAAGTACAACAAAGTCCAAAGAAATTTTTTTGCTGCTTGAAATGTTGTGGCCTGGTATTAAAAACAGCCTTTTTGATTTTTCTGAGCCTGGGAAAATTGATCTGGAAGAGTTTATGAAGAAAAACTATAGTTATAACGTTACCTTAGAACGTTTTGCATATCTTTCAGGACGCAGCCTGGCCGCTTTCAAAAGGGATTTTAAAAAAATACACAGTTTGTCTCCACATAAATGGCTGATGAAAATGCGCCTGGAAGAAGCCAGACGTCTTATTATTGAAGAAAACCAGACACCTTCATCTGTTTATCTGTTTGTAGGCTTTGAGAATCTGTCTCATTTTTCTACAGCTTTTAAAAAATACTACGGCTTCAACCCTTCATCTGAAAAGGTTTATCAGTGA
- a CDS encoding helix-turn-helix transcriptional regulator has product MNKIVKNDHFSATENLLSETIFNQAFKGELDPKMSLEKYRHVAFIFSVLQNSTAVLVDLKFKKNYVYHGGLSVYLGIADEQTGEVTSSVQNDNILKLIHPEDLTMKHLTELRLFHFLKNKTPVERLNYHIILIIRILNKDGKYIPVELKIFYASSTDSIQLVLYQYSFSSSIEQAPAAVIIDSSNGQIIPNTAFNTKKILTRREIEILKEIAVGKPSKEISQKLFISKNTVDRHRQNIMEKLRVKSAIEACYIAGMMGII; this is encoded by the coding sequence ATGAATAAAATAGTAAAAAATGACCATTTTTCAGCGACAGAAAATCTACTCTCGGAGACAATTTTTAATCAGGCATTTAAAGGTGAGCTTGATCCTAAAATGTCATTGGAAAAATATAGGCATGTGGCGTTTATCTTTTCAGTACTCCAGAATTCTACTGCGGTTCTAGTAGATTTAAAATTCAAAAAAAATTATGTGTACCATGGAGGCTTATCCGTGTATCTCGGAATTGCTGATGAGCAGACCGGCGAGGTAACCAGCTCTGTTCAAAATGACAACATTTTAAAACTTATTCATCCGGAGGATCTTACGATGAAGCATCTTACAGAACTCAGATTATTTCATTTCCTTAAGAATAAAACGCCTGTAGAACGCCTGAATTATCATATTATTCTTATCATCAGGATCTTAAATAAAGACGGGAAGTACATTCCTGTAGAACTGAAGATATTTTATGCTTCATCAACAGACAGTATTCAGCTTGTTTTATATCAGTATAGTTTTAGTAGTAGTATTGAACAGGCTCCTGCTGCTGTAATTATCGATTCCTCAAATGGGCAGATCATTCCCAATACAGCTTTTAATACAAAAAAAATTCTCACCAGAAGAGAAATAGAAATTTTAAAAGAAATTGCTGTTGGCAAGCCAAGTAAAGAAATTTCACAAAAACTTTTTATAAGTAAAAATACCGTAGACCGGCACAGGCAGAATATTATGGAAAAGCTGCGGGTAAAGAGTGCTATTGAAGCCTGCTATATTGCCGGTATGATGGGGATTATCTAG
- a CDS encoding SDR family NAD(P)-dependent oxidoreductase, with product MRKVLITGANKGLGFELAKYLLQKDYFVYLGCRNTEMGKNAVRELKNSGFENCMLLEIDISKEESVNRAANEFGKYSDVLDILINNAGILGKRKSEDNPLSISDVREVFETNFFGTIAVTEAFLPFLKKSSLPVIENITSDLSSLTMHQDPDWLLYNAKSISYGPSKTALNAYTVALAYEYKDLGFKINCVTPGWTSTDFNGNSGGKSPAENCINLAKYAMLDENGPTGKFFGEEGELPW from the coding sequence ATGAGAAAAGTACTTATTACGGGCGCTAATAAAGGCCTCGGTTTTGAGCTGGCCAAATATCTGCTTCAGAAAGATTATTTTGTATATCTGGGATGCCGGAATACTGAAATGGGGAAGAATGCTGTTCGAGAATTAAAAAATTCAGGATTTGAAAACTGTATGCTGCTGGAAATCGATATATCGAAAGAAGAATCAGTGAATAGGGCGGCTAATGAATTTGGAAAATATAGTGATGTTCTTGATATTCTGATCAATAATGCAGGTATTCTCGGAAAAAGAAAGAGTGAGGATAATCCATTGTCAATTTCTGATGTAAGGGAAGTTTTTGAAACCAACTTTTTTGGTACGATTGCCGTTACAGAAGCATTTCTGCCTTTTCTGAAAAAATCATCTCTTCCAGTTATCGAGAATATTACCAGTGATCTTTCTTCCCTTACAATGCATCAGGATCCGGATTGGTTGCTTTACAATGCAAAATCGATAAGTTATGGCCCTTCAAAAACAGCTTTAAATGCCTATACTGTTGCGCTGGCATATGAATATAAAGACTTAGGGTTTAAGATCAATTGTGTTACTCCGGGGTGGACTTCCACCGACTTCAATGGTAACAGCGGAGGAAAATCTCCAGCTGAAAACTGTATCAACCTTGCAAAATATGCAATGCTTGATGAGAATGGCCCAACAGGAAAATTTTTTGGTGAAGAAGGCGAACTTCCATGGTAG
- a CDS encoding DUF2911 domain-containing protein, with the protein MKTMIKSVTVVFAAMTLSVNAFAQDTKKPASPPATATGKIKDATITINYSSPSVKGRTIWGGLEAYDKVWRAGANEATTFETDKNITVQGKPLPAGKYSFFLIPKESGTWTAIFNKEPKQWGAYKYEQAKDALRVDVKTKALPATQENLVYKINSNGFTMDWDKISVPVEIK; encoded by the coding sequence ATGAAAACAATGATTAAATCTGTTACTGTAGTTTTTGCTGCAATGACGCTTTCAGTAAATGCTTTTGCACAGGACACTAAAAAGCCTGCCAGCCCTCCGGCTACTGCTACGGGAAAAATTAAAGATGCCACCATTACCATAAACTATAGTAGCCCTTCTGTTAAAGGGCGTACCATCTGGGGTGGTTTGGAAGCTTACGATAAAGTTTGGCGTGCGGGAGCTAATGAAGCAACTACTTTTGAAACGGATAAAAATATTACTGTTCAGGGTAAACCGCTGCCTGCAGGGAAATACAGCTTCTTCCTGATTCCTAAAGAAAGTGGAACATGGACTGCAATTTTCAACAAAGAGCCGAAACAATGGGGTGCTTACAAATACGAACAGGCAAAAGATGCTTTACGTGTTGATGTAAAAACAAAAGCTTTACCGGCAACACAGGAAAATTTAGTGTATAAAATCAACAGTAATGGATTCACAATGGATTGGGATAAAATCTCAGTTCCTGTGGAGATCAAATAA
- a CDS encoding sodium:solute symporter, whose amino-acid sequence MSNIDWTVLIFTLVAVVVYGVFIGRGQKNNESYLKADNKMPWYIVLIGIMATQASAITFLSAPGQAYTDGMRFVQYYFGLPLAMIVICITFIPIFQRLNVYTAYEYLENRFDKKTRVLTSLLFLFSRGLSTGISIYAPSIILSSVLNWNIYLTNVLTGGILLIYTYVGGAKAIAHTQKLQFLIILGTMAFAGYLLIENMPNGIGFKDALYLAGKSGKLNVITTEFDWKDKYNIWSGLIGGFFLALSYFGTDQSQVGRYITAKDNTNAKMGLLLNGLVKIPMQFAILLIGALLFAFFSLKPAPIYFNERSYQYLKETKPEQAAVFEKEHQDLQIKFNAESKKILKLKETHSPRLNKTIQDFKNTQTEVKALHGRVEEAINKSNYNAEKTDTNYIFLYFVKNNLPVGMIGLLFAVIFLASWGSISAALNSLAACSLKDVHLIFRKDIPDEKTELKYSRLHTLAWGIFSIGVAMFATQMGSLIEAVNVLGSLFYGPILGIFLVAFYYKKINGANVFISAIVSEITVIAVYQLDIISFLWLNVIGAAAVVIFSAIGLVFYKPKDVNS is encoded by the coding sequence CTACCTGAAGGCAGATAATAAAATGCCGTGGTACATTGTGCTGATAGGTATTATGGCTACGCAGGCTAGTGCCATTACATTTCTTTCAGCACCGGGCCAGGCGTATACGGACGGTATGCGTTTCGTTCAGTATTATTTTGGTTTGCCTTTGGCGATGATCGTTATCTGTATTACCTTCATCCCTATTTTTCAGCGCCTGAATGTGTATACGGCCTATGAATATTTAGAAAACCGTTTTGATAAGAAAACAAGGGTACTCACTTCATTGCTTTTTCTTTTTTCCAGGGGTTTGTCAACAGGAATCAGCATTTACGCGCCAAGTATCATCTTATCAAGCGTTTTAAACTGGAATATTTATTTGACCAATGTTTTAACGGGCGGCATTCTGTTGATTTATACCTATGTTGGCGGTGCAAAAGCGATCGCTCACACGCAAAAATTGCAGTTTCTCATTATTTTGGGAACAATGGCTTTTGCAGGGTACCTGCTTATCGAGAATATGCCGAACGGAATTGGTTTTAAGGATGCGCTGTATCTGGCGGGGAAATCAGGCAAGCTCAATGTCATTACCACAGAATTCGACTGGAAAGACAAATACAATATCTGGAGTGGATTGATTGGCGGTTTTTTCCTGGCACTTTCTTACTTCGGGACGGACCAGAGTCAGGTCGGCAGATATATTACGGCCAAAGACAATACCAATGCAAAAATGGGTTTGCTGTTGAACGGATTGGTTAAAATTCCGATGCAGTTTGCCATTCTCCTGATCGGTGCCCTGCTTTTCGCGTTCTTTTCTCTGAAACCGGCTCCGATTTATTTTAATGAACGTTCTTATCAGTATTTAAAGGAGACAAAACCTGAGCAGGCTGCGGTTTTTGAAAAAGAACATCAGGATTTACAAATAAAATTTAACGCAGAATCAAAAAAAATTTTAAAGCTAAAAGAAACTCATTCTCCCCGGCTCAACAAAACAATTCAGGATTTTAAAAATACACAAACTGAGGTAAAAGCATTGCACGGAAGGGTAGAGGAAGCAATTAATAAATCAAATTATAATGCAGAGAAAACGGATACGAATTACATTTTCCTGTATTTCGTAAAAAATAACCTGCCTGTAGGAATGATCGGTTTACTGTTTGCCGTCATTTTTCTGGCAAGCTGGGGGTCCATTTCAGCAGCACTGAATTCCCTTGCCGCCTGCTCATTAAAGGATGTTCATCTGATATTCAGAAAAGATATTCCTGATGAGAAAACCGAATTGAAATACAGTCGCCTGCACACTTTGGCCTGGGGCATTTTCTCCATCGGGGTAGCCATGTTTGCCACGCAAATGGGTTCGCTTATCGAAGCGGTGAATGTATTGGGTTCCCTTTTTTACGGTCCGATATTAGGGATTTTTCTGGTTGCATTTTATTATAAGAAAATCAACGGCGCGAATGTATTTATTTCTGCCATTGTATCAGAAATTACGGTAATTGCCGTTTACCAGTTGGATATCATTTCTTTCCTCTGGCTTAATGTAATCGGCGCAGCGGCAGTCGTTATATTTTCTGCAATTGGTTTAGTGTTTTATAAGCCGAAAGATGTAAATTCGTAA